In Humulus lupulus chromosome 7, drHumLupu1.1, whole genome shotgun sequence, the following are encoded in one genomic region:
- the LOC133788971 gene encoding non-specific lipid-transfer protein 1-like, with translation MANAKFVIVLAIVALVAAAVPMTEALTCGQIQGSLAPCLTYLKSGGAPATGCCKGIKDLVAMAKTTADRKNACNCLKNAASKVPGINPTFASALPSKCGANIPYKISTSTNCNSVR, from the exons ATGGCCAATGCCAAGTTTGTTATTGTGTTAGCCATTGTGGCTCTTGTGGCTGCCGCTGTGCCAATGACCGAAGCCCTGACCTGTGGTCAGATCCAAGGCTCATTAGCACCTTGCTTGACGTACCTAAAGAGCGGTGGTGCACCAGCAACCGGCTGCTGCAAGGGGATCAAAGACTTAGTCGCCATGGCAAAGACCACCGCTGACCGCAAAAATGCCTGCAATTGCTTGAAGAACGCCGCCTCAAAGGTCCCTGGAATTAATCCAACTTTCGCCTCTGCCCTCCCTTCCAAGTGCGGTGCCAACATTCCTTACAAGATCAGCACCTCCACCAACTGCAACAG TGTCCGCTGA